In Leucoraja erinacea ecotype New England chromosome 20, Leri_hhj_1, whole genome shotgun sequence, the DNA window CGTGTGTCATTACAAAATGTGTAGGGACCACAGGATAGCAGACTAAATTGGTGCTGAGGATGATAATTTGCACCAGTGAATAAATTAACTGAgccttatgcattttattatcaatattactttttttttaaatctgcaactCAGATTGTTGGAATCTTATCCCACTAAATCTGTTTTTGAGTGTTTTTGGACGATGATATTTTCTGCAGTTTTTAAATTTCTAAGTTTTACTTGAAGAATATGAAATATTGATATGGCAATTGAATATTAAACCAGAATAAAATGCAGGTTGTAAAATCTCAATTGTATTACAACATAACAATGCTGCTTAAAACATAGATCTTTGACGTGTCCTCTTGTCCCCTGAGGCTCTAAGTGTTGTCTGATGCAAGTTCCCTGTTATGTAGCAAAACTGAGGCCCCAGACTTGTGCAAAGACTTCTTCCATCATCATGTTCACTCACATGTCCTCTGAACATAGTACAGATTGTGGACTTGCTATTGGAGAAACATTGTTAAATTGATAGTGTAACTCCACAGGCCATGATGGAAGAGGTGAATCCTTGGGTCCGTGGATGAAGTGCTAATCAAGGGGATTATttattctagaaacatagaaaaataggtgcattcggcccttcgagccagcaccgccattcaatatgataatggctgatcatctaaaacaaAGGtttccaacctggggtaaattttgcctccccagggggtaaatttgttgattctggatatgtacatattttttctcattgactgactgtgattggttctggtataccgaccggtatctgttcatcattagttgttcataaataagtgaaataacattgttatgtgctattaaagtttccTGAGGTAAAAGGAACAAAAACGGTTGTGAGTCCCTGATCTTAAATCAatgccccgttcctgtttttccccgatatcccttgattccttattCTCGATTGTATCAAGAAGCTTATGTTTTGGGGTGACACTTGTCCAGACGTTGGAACGTATTCAATCGTGTAATAGTGTCCTTCCCGGTGAGATGCTGGGAAATAAGAACAAACGTTGTGGTGTTGATTATGGCAGATCATTGTATAGATTGCTTTGTTGTGGGTGTTGTCTGAGAAGTACTTGCATGGCTTAAATGATACTTACATTTAATCAATCCCAGCTCCTTGTCCAGTTTTTATCGCATGGACAATTATTAGTAAATCAATGTCTGAAGAATTGTTAGTGAAGCTGGTCAATGTGCCAAGCATCAATCCGTTCATGATGGGTGGAAGATCATTCATCAAACGGTTTCTTCATGCCTAATATGTCACTGGCCATTGAAGTATTTTCCTCCGATCTCCATTTCCTCCACTCGTATTTTGCACGTTTTACTACTTCATTCACTCATATTGATTTCAATAGTAATCATTGTCACTTTGCTTTTGGAGTTGGGCTTTGAAATAAAGGCTGCAATTAGATTTGTATTGTGTTGGAAACTGAAAATAGCGTGCATGTTACTTGAGTACAGTGCAGGTAATTTGCACTATATGTTCCAGGAGCGAATGTAGGCAAACTGGATTCATGTAGATGGATAAAAaggcatacagtgccctccataatgtttgggtcaaagactcatcatttatttatttgacactgtactccacaatttgagatttgtaatagaaaacatcacatgtggttaaagtgcacattgtcagattttaataaaggccatttttacacattttggtttcaccatgtagaaattacagctgtgtttatacatactccccctatttcagggcaccataatgtttgggacacatggcttcacaggtgttagtAATTGCTCAggagtgtttaaatgcctccttaatagaatagaatagaatagtttctttattgtcattgtaacatggaccatgtacaacgaaatttaaaatgtcagccagtcagtgcagcattcaaacatttctaaaagctaacgatacatacacggtaaaataataaagataaacaactaaataaatatcacgaacacagcaggtataagagagcaggtataagagagctctcagcacctagtctttcctccaatcacctttggaaacttttattgctgtttatcaacatgaggaccaaagttgtgccaatgaaagtcaaagaagccattatgagactgagaaacgagATTAAAACTGTTagtcatcagccaaaccttaggcttaccaaaatcaacagtttggaacatcattaagaagaaagagagcactggtgatctTAGTAatcgcaggccaaggaagacctccacagctgatgacagaagaattctctccataataaaacaaaatccccaaacacatgtccgacagatcagaaacacttttcatgagtcaggtgtggatttgtcaatgaccactgtccgcagaagacttcatggtcagaaatacagaggctacactgcaagatgcaaaccactggttagctgcaacaataggatggccaggttacagtttgccaagaagtacttaaaagagcaaccacagttctgggaaaaggccttgtggacagatgagacaaagatgaacTTGTATCAGTGATGACCAGAGCAAAGtattgaggagagaaggaactgcccaagatccaaagcataccacctcatgtgtgaaacacagtggtggggggcgTTATGGCCTggtcatgtatggctgctgaaggtactggctcacttttcgtcattgatgatacaactgctgatggtggtagcataatgaattctgaagtgtagagacacatcctatctgctcaagttcaaacaaatgttcaaaactcattgactggcggttcattctacagcaagacaatgatcccaaacatactgttaaagcaacaaaggagtttttcaaagctaaaaaatgaccAATtctaagtcaatcacccaatctgaacccaattgagcatgcattttgtatgctgaagagaaaattaaaGGGGActagcctggcagagcatcaccagagaagacacccagcaactgatgatgtccatgatgATGAATACATtcctttacatgacattgctgtgtgccaaacattatggcaccctgaaatggggggactatgtagaaacactgctgtaatttctacatggtgaaaccaaaatgtataaaaatggcctttattaaaatctgacaatgtgcactttaaccacatgtgatatttttttctattacaaatctcaaattgtggagtacagtcaaataaataaatgatgggtctttgtcccaaacattatggagggcagtgtatCTTGAGGTTCCTATTGGTGATGTCGTTCATTGTCGGCAAATCCTGGAACCTCACACCAAGCGGCATTGTGTGGTGGCTTTTACCACCACCTTCTCCCTGGCAATGAGAGGAGGAGCATAAGCAAGGCTTTGCCAACAATGGCCGTATCCAACATTGAATTTAAACCAAAAGCTCATGGATGCCCAACTTTTGAGCTGCTAAAGCTGTTCCAAATCTCTTTCATTTAGCACCAGTTGTgaatacagaaggctgtggaggctgtcaatggataattttaaggcagagatagatctaatacaatttataaaaataaaaaataaaaatcacaagtGCGTaagaaggaaatacagatgctggtttaaaccgaagatagacacaaagctggagtaactcagcgggacaggcagcatctctggagaaaaggaatgggtgacttttcttcaaactgaagaagggtctcgacccttaacgtcacccattccttctctccagaggtgctgcctgtcccactgagttactccagctttttgtgtccaaaatCACAAGTGCAGCAGGTTCAGGAAATCAAATAAGCTGTAGCCATGACCACAGACATATTACCAGAGATTTTATTTTTATCACAAATGTGTCATTTGGTTTTAACTTAACTTGTAGCCAAGATAGTGACTCAAACTGTAATGATGGAAGCTTGCAGAAAGACATACATATTGCAGCCCCGCTGGATGCTTTGTCTTGTGTTTACAACTGTGCACATGGATACCAAAAGCAAACACAACATCATGGGATTTTGTCAGGTTACAACACTATTTGGTTACCAACAAACATTTAAGTGTTATGCTTCACTTCTAATGGACCTCCTGCAGTTCCTGAATATCTCATGGAGTTGATGCTTTTAATATAGTTTAAGATAGTGGAATTTTTTTAAAGGCTAggactttgtttttattttaaaaagcaaaTTTTCAATTCCTATTCGTCATCATATATACATTGAACATTATAAAATGTTCAATGTATTGGTACAACTGAAAATGTTTTCAATAGTGAAGAGAGGTAAACTGTGCAGTACTTGTACTTGCcctgatgttaaaaaaaaaacattttcttttcaaGGTATGTAAAGTGCCAAGTACTACTGAATGTACAAAACATCCTATTACACAACTTCCAGTAAATGAGTTCACAACAATACAACATTCTAACCGTTCTTCGCTTTCGCCAACATGTACTGAAAACTCCGAGGACCTTATTCTGTTATCTAGACCGCTGTTGAAATTGAAGGAAAAGATTTCCAATGGAAACTCTGACGAAAGATGTAGCTTTTCTTCTCAAATAAGCAAGCTGCCCAAATCAACTGGTAACATCCAAGCTAATACTAGTTCAGTATGTGTGAACCCTAAAAACACTGATGTACTGCCACCTGCAAAGGAATATCCTGATCCTTACACAATGAGTCTCCAGAATTTGCTTAAAAAGTCAAGGGAATACATAGAGAGAGAACAAAACCGACGTAATGGGAAAACTGTTTCCAAGGAAGGTACAAATGAAAGCCATTCAGATAAAGAAAATGATGGTGTTAAAGTTGATGAGTGGCAAAACGAACGAAACAACGTTTCTAACAGAAGTCAAAGTTCTAGTCCTGTGATAGTTGATAATTCATGCAGTTCAAGGTCATCTTTACAATCACAAGTTGCTTCTGTGATCAATGAAAGCTTTGAATTGCATGATAAAATAGCACTTAACGTATCCACTTCAGTTTTATGTACTCCAAATTTAGACTTTGCAGCAAAGTCAATAAATGGCTCATCTAAAGAATCTGAGTCAGATGATGATTGGATAAACAGATCAGCATCTGAATATGAAAATAGTTTGCTTAAAAGTCTAACAGGATCCTATGCTAAACTGCCCAATCCTGAACCAAGTCGAAGTCCCAAAATACACCAAAGATACCCCAGAACCACAACCAATATTGTTATTAATAACCCAGTGAATGCATATGAACTTAGCCCAAAAGACAAATTTAGTGGCGTACCTGGGACGAACACATATCAAATAAACATTGATAGTCTTGATGTACGGAGAGCTATTCCAAATGAGCTTTCAGTAATTATCAATCAAGAAAAAATTGAAAAACATGCTGGGAAACTGCAAGATCTTTCATCGTCTTTGGGAAAGATAAATGATATAATGTCAAAAAATAATTCACCATTTACCATCTCTGAACTTTGTGGAAAACCTGAAGTAAACTTGATTGGAACCATCGTTGATACTGAAGTTCAGATGCCAATAAGGAGCTTGATTCACAAAGATTCATGTGATTTGGAACGGGCTTCTCCATTGCTTACAAGTAAACAAGACATATGCCAGCTATTAGAAACCCCACTTGAACTTGATGTCAGTGACCAAAAGACCAGCAGCCTGATTGAACCTACTGTGCTGAACAAATCGTATGATGTCATTCATCCATCTCCAGTGCTGTTGCAAGCTCAACGCATAAAGCAACAAGCTGATTTCTTGCTGGCACCTCCCGAACGTGAAAAGTGTTCACAAAGCAACATGGAAATTAAAGCCAAACGCAAGTTAGATCTGGGTATTCTAAATACCAAAGAAAACAAACAGTCGACTATTAAAACTACAGCCTCATTTGTTCAGGAGATGAGCAGGTGGATTCAAGAAAGGCATCAAAGAGTTCCTATAATCAGGAGTGAAAATGAAGTGCCCTTAAATAGCCATATTAAGACAGGAGGTAAGGACATTTCTTCCTCCTATCCATGGAGATAAGTAATGTTAAATCATCCTCTGTAAGCAATACTGGATGCCTGATGATGTTCTCGGTGTGACGATGCTCTGAGGTCCAGTACAGAAGTACTAATTGCATAATAGCTCTTAATTTAGTTTGCCATTTGATAATTTTCTATAATGTAATGAGGATGTTGGATCCACTGGTTCTATATGATAGTTAAGGTAATTCAGGCACATGTGTAACCATTTATTAAGTGAAGATTTCTGCTGAACAAATTTTTGATTTTATAAGCATTTTTCCAACTTTTGAAATGTTACTTAAAAAAAGTTCTAATTCTGTCTATAATTCAGAGTAAATATTTTGGTTCTGTACAATGATTAAACTGTAATTAATTTGTGGTAAACATGATTAATGAGGATGCTGACGAGAGAGTGAAAGGAACTGGAAGGATTGCTTGGGGAAGGGAAGGTGGGGGGTTGTGTAATAGTTGCCAGGGTTTGTGCTGCTGAGGTATAATTGGTGGAGTTGTGAACTGTCCAGAGCTCAGACCATGAGTCCCGTTACATTTATCCTAGGGTCCTAGaaataacaaacaaaatagtTAATACATTACCTAATGTAATTATTTAATATACATTAAGCAAGAGTTCCATTTGAAAAAGAGAGAGACAAAGTTAGCAATTGTAGAACAGTTAGCGTAACATCAGTTGACGCTAAAGTTATATTGAAGCTGCTGTAGCAGGTCACTTGGAAAACTGCTGGATAACCAGACAAAGTCAACGAGGGTTGGTCAAAGGGAAATCACGGACCAGTTGTAAAGAGAATGTTAGCTATGCAGCAATTATAGATCGAATGAACATACATCTGGCGAATGGTTTATAACGTGAGAAGATTTGACTTCCCAttctgaaagaaagaaaaaagttatctaaatggggagagaatgcagaacacaagagcagagggatttatatGTCCTTTTAAATGCACAATGTCCAAAATTCTAGTTATAGTTCTGCATGTAATTAGTCAATGAAGCTTGTGTTATGTTCAATTTTCAGATCCACGTGTAAGCATTCACAACTAGATATGGTAGTGTGCAGACATGGGATGTGTTCAGTTTGTGTGAACATCTAGCTCTGATGCAGTTCAGATACTCTTGGTTCTGGAGTGGAGCTGATGCTCAGGCAAATTCTGTGCATAAAATGAGTGTGTCACTTGGGGCAAGATGACCGCACATGATGACCAGGAGGTGGACTGTTTAAATGTGTCACTCTGCCTGGCTGAAGTTTACCTTCATGTGCAATCTTTTTATTACATTGAAAACTGAGACGcgctctttgattttttttttcccttgatACCTATTATTAATCTTACAGATGAAGATCTTATCACAAAACAGATGTTGGCATTGGTAGAAATGCGGAggcaactggaggaacaacatacCTTGCAACTGTCTATGCTCATAGCTGAACAAGAGAAAGAGCAAGAGAAACTGCGGATGGTAGGGAGAGAGAGCACCTCATTCATTTCACTGAGATTTATCCTTCAGTTTGATTCGTATAACATTATTTTTACAAAAACAATTGTTAAATGTTGGCAATTGCTGTTTGCATTCTGTAATCTTTAAATATATGTCTAAAACTGAAAACGATATTACAGAGAACATGACAGTTGAAAATAGTTGATATAATACATGACCTACTTTAATCACACTCTACTTTAACTTTTGTTCTTCTTTGTGTAACTGTCACTTTGTGATTCATGCTGTTTCCCCCGAACCAAATTCTCATATCTTTGGTTTTGGTATCATagaaacctgccttctctccataccctctgatccccttggccacaagggccacatctaactccctcttaaatatagccaatgaactggcctcaactaccctctgtggcagagagttccagagattcaccactctctgtgtgaaaaaagttctcctcatctcggttttaaaggatttcccccttatccttaagctgtgaccccttgtcctggacttccccaacatcgggaacaatcttcctgcatctagcctgtccacccccctCACtaagaacgggggttcccctcctttgtaagtttctataagcaaCATCCCCTCGAGTCCCCCTAATCTCCTAAATTACAAAaagtagagagtataaaccaagtctcccATCCCCCCATGTCTTTGGTTCATAACATTATAATTCTTCCCTTTTTCCTGTTAATAAACTGCCTAAAATCTGAAgacaaaataaattgcagatgctggaatctagaacaaaaaatgctggaagatcttagtgggtcaagcagatctgtggaggcaaaggttcTGTTTGAGGTTACAAAACGCGATGCTGTTTGTAACCTCCGATCAGATGTTtcagttctccatagatgctgctgcttgaCTTTTTTTGTGGTGTTCTATGTTAGTGTTCTGGTTCAACATTA includes these proteins:
- the LOC129706606 gene encoding LOW QUALITY PROTEIN: centriolar coiled-coil protein of 110 kDa-like (The sequence of the model RefSeq protein was modified relative to this genomic sequence to represent the inferred CDS: deleted 2 bases in 1 codon), encoding MEDYEEFCKKHLVMIQSKMVTNEVPPSACQESVSVLCFHGVAVLSPLMNTERKLEMQQYRQKAVELEVGRYKARKSALLTRVEEIIENVQVCKVPSTTECTKHPITQLPVNEFTTIQHSNRSSLSPTCTENSEDLILLSRPLLKLKEKISNGNSDERCSFSSQISKLPKSTGNIQANTSSVCVNPKNTDVLPPAKEYPDPYTMSLQNLLKKSREYIEREQNRRNGKTVSKEGTNESHSDKENDGVKVDEWQNERNNVSNRSQSSSPVIVDNSCSSRSSLQSQVASVINESFELHDKIALNVSTSVLCTPNLDFAAKSINGSSKESESDDDWINRSASEYENSLLKSLTGSYAKLPNPEPSRSPKIHQRYPRTTTNIVINNPVNAYELSPKDKFSGVPGTNTYQINIDSLDVRRAIPNELSVIINQEKIEKHAGKLQDLSSSLGKINDIMSKNNSPFTISELCGKPEVNLIGTIVDTEVQMPIRSLIHKDSCDLERASPLLTSKQDICQLLETPLELDVSDQKTSSLIEPTVLNKSYDVIHPSPVLLQAQRIKQQADFLLAPPEREKCSQSNMEIKAKRKLDLGILNTKENKQSTIKTTASFVQEMSRWIQERHQRVPIIRSENEVPLNSHIKTGDEDLITKQMLALVEMRRQLEEQHTLQLSMLIAEQEKEQEKLRMEIEEQERRLREQTSFVRVSSESCSSKETSLDWKRINRSYVVPSLTNRVDGSHSLLTSQSISPESSFSRWAVQDDGVQEVQSSGFISRLRTRRSQMNTPEIQQKFHKITALAKGFLTRRLMKTVKLKQLQQTVKDTMEFINSFQPEASLRRGATSSQDVSLQERVVAQLRAALYDIHDVFFVLTSNERMQILSQDREIRKEKQLRQMVTFSEKWKCPKERISLSVATQKSLDRKKQIKAAEMGVTSKQKSQTKQKTSSETRILQPSQGQNAPVQRQLHRQGSMSRKSAENKVKRYDSLRKQHSFG